The following are from one region of the Sandaracinus amylolyticus genome:
- a CDS encoding AlkA N-terminal domain-containing protein — MTLDADTCYRALVARDPRFDGVFFVGVETTGIYCRPVCRARTPGRDRCTFHRSAASAERAGFRACLRCRPELAPGDAPIDSVPRLVARAVARLDEAARGEVSVAAIANDLGVSDRHLRRAIEAELGVSPRELVASRRLAIAKQLVVGSSLSLAQVAFASGYGSVRRFNDAFRARFARTPTALRAGRARESEGVVTLHLGVRVPFAWSEALAFLASRALPGLEWVEGDAWHRAVRIEDRAGVIRASSEPARAMVRVEIPTALAPHAMTIASRVRAVLDLDAAPARIDETLAADPSLRRAVARRPGLRVPGAWDGFELAVRAILGQQVSVAAARTLAARIVVALGPAPIDGALAFPDPSSIVRGGPDRLSALGVLPARARSIVALARAVDEGGLRLDRGADPEATMAALQTIEGVGPWTASYVAMRALRWPDALPASDLVLKKRLGVKTEGAVRAHAERWRPWRAYGVMHVWARGEEE; from the coding sequence GTGACGCTCGACGCCGACACTTGTTATCGCGCGCTCGTCGCGCGGGATCCGCGCTTCGACGGAGTGTTCTTCGTCGGCGTGGAGACGACCGGCATCTACTGCCGTCCGGTCTGTCGCGCGCGCACGCCCGGACGCGATCGCTGCACGTTCCATCGCAGCGCGGCTTCCGCCGAGCGCGCGGGGTTCCGCGCGTGCCTTCGATGTCGTCCCGAGCTCGCGCCGGGCGATGCGCCGATCGACTCGGTGCCGCGCCTCGTCGCGCGTGCGGTCGCGCGCCTCGACGAGGCAGCGCGCGGCGAGGTCAGCGTCGCCGCGATCGCAAACGATCTCGGCGTCTCGGATCGTCACCTGCGCCGCGCGATCGAGGCCGAGCTCGGGGTCTCGCCGCGCGAGCTCGTCGCGTCGCGCCGACTCGCGATCGCGAAGCAGCTCGTCGTGGGCTCGTCGCTCTCGCTGGCGCAGGTCGCGTTCGCGAGCGGGTACGGCAGCGTGCGTCGCTTCAACGATGCGTTCCGCGCGCGCTTCGCCCGCACGCCGACCGCGCTGCGAGCCGGTCGCGCGCGAGAGAGCGAGGGGGTGGTCACGCTGCACCTCGGCGTGCGCGTGCCGTTCGCGTGGAGCGAGGCGCTGGCGTTCCTGGCGTCGCGCGCGCTGCCCGGGCTCGAGTGGGTCGAGGGCGACGCGTGGCACCGCGCGGTGCGCATCGAGGATCGCGCCGGTGTGATCCGCGCGTCGAGCGAGCCCGCGCGCGCGATGGTGCGGGTGGAGATCCCGACCGCGCTCGCGCCCCACGCGATGACGATCGCGTCGCGGGTGCGCGCGGTGCTCGATCTCGACGCCGCGCCTGCGCGCATCGACGAGACGCTCGCGGCGGACCCGTCGTTGCGTCGCGCGGTCGCGCGCCGTCCCGGGCTGCGCGTGCCGGGGGCGTGGGACGGTTTCGAGCTCGCGGTGCGTGCGATCCTCGGACAGCAGGTGTCGGTCGCCGCGGCGCGCACGCTCGCGGCGCGCATCGTGGTGGCCCTCGGGCCTGCGCCGATCGACGGTGCGCTCGCGTTCCCCGACCCGTCGTCGATCGTGCGCGGCGGGCCCGATCGACTGAGCGCGCTCGGTGTGCTTCCCGCGCGTGCGCGATCGATCGTCGCGCTCGCACGCGCGGTCGACGAAGGTGGGCTGCGGCTCGATCGCGGCGCCGATCCCGAGGCGACGATGGCCGCGCTGCAGACGATCGAGGGCGTCGGTCCGTGGACCGCGTCGTACGTCGCGATGCGCGCGCTGCGTTGGCCCGACGCGCTCCCTGCGAGCGATCTCGTGCTGAAGAAGCGACTGGGCGTGAAGACCGAGGGTGCGGTGCGCGCCCACGCGGAGCGATGGCGACCGTGGCGCGCGTACGGCGTGATGCACGTGTGGGCGCGCGGCGAGGAGGAGTGA
- a CDS encoding glutaredoxin family protein has translation MHNPDDLALYYYDGCFYCSRVRQALDDLDVRVEMRNIVESPQHLQDLVAARGRRTVPVLRIRREGGDEWMPESADIVDYLRRRFG, from the coding sequence ATGCACAACCCCGACGACCTCGCGCTCTACTACTACGACGGCTGCTTCTACTGCTCGCGCGTGCGGCAGGCGCTCGACGATCTCGACGTGCGCGTCGAGATGCGGAACATCGTCGAGAGCCCGCAGCACCTGCAGGATCTCGTCGCCGCGCGCGGCCGGCGCACGGTGCCGGTGCTGCGCATCCGCAGGGAGGGCGGCGACGAGTGGATGCCGGAGTCGGCGGACATCGTCGACTACCTGCGGCGCCGTTTCGGCTGA
- a CDS encoding adenylate/guanylate cyclase domain-containing protein: MSARYQVEQTRVFRAPRALVWAIVCDTNRVDRAAGLAVPRYKWVRDEDRLIRHASATELGIELEWLEPPYRWIEGRFIETNRFFQKGPPKEGGLVVTLRDVPEGTEVHATLYVDGPFWVGWIQKPKFSRGLSRYFDAIQAVLDRGAAEVRESDEPAVVRARRLLATTHDAVAVGPRTPVDEDILAVRRESLARTPVDPAIAERLIAWIRERPDDDVAQLRPFELARQWEVDRRDVLRAFLHATQVGLVDLSWQINCPICRVGARLVDDLGALDGKSHCGACEIDYEIDFARHVEAVFPVSPSVRRVVPQLYCASSPAFLPHVLAQLRLVPGEVREDEMDLPRGALHLRTLWHRRTADLENERVPASMTVRVGDEHIHVEIEGEAARGAPTKVRCENASSREVVLLVERNAWSADAVLGTVIASMPEFTSLFATEAPAAGVELTVGHIALLFSDLTGSTALYEKVGDARAFAIVEDHFRLMERAIAEQGGAIVKTMGDAVMASFASAREAIAASFAMIAAHDAKYASMGLGVKIGVHAGPCLAVRANDRLDYFGTTVNVAARLQAQAKASEVVMTESLSRQPPVRALLEGMPRREFDAALKGIREEQKLVGIDAASLGAPSEPSGARDPEHEAARA; encoded by the coding sequence GTGAGCGCTCGGTACCAGGTCGAGCAGACCCGCGTCTTCCGCGCCCCGCGCGCGCTCGTGTGGGCGATCGTCTGCGACACGAATCGCGTCGATCGCGCCGCGGGGCTCGCGGTGCCTCGCTACAAGTGGGTGCGCGACGAGGATCGTCTCATCCGTCACGCGAGCGCGACCGAGCTCGGCATCGAGCTCGAGTGGCTCGAGCCGCCCTATCGCTGGATCGAAGGGCGCTTCATCGAGACGAACCGCTTCTTCCAGAAGGGTCCGCCGAAGGAAGGCGGGCTCGTCGTCACGCTGCGCGACGTGCCCGAGGGCACCGAGGTGCACGCGACGCTCTACGTCGATGGGCCCTTCTGGGTGGGCTGGATCCAGAAGCCGAAGTTCTCGCGCGGCCTGTCGCGCTACTTCGATGCGATCCAGGCGGTGCTCGATCGCGGCGCCGCCGAGGTGCGCGAGAGCGACGAGCCCGCGGTGGTGCGCGCGCGACGCCTGCTCGCGACGACCCACGACGCGGTCGCGGTCGGCCCGCGCACGCCGGTCGACGAGGACATCCTCGCGGTGCGCCGCGAGTCGCTCGCGCGCACGCCGGTCGATCCCGCGATCGCCGAGCGCCTGATCGCGTGGATCCGCGAGCGCCCCGACGACGACGTCGCGCAGCTGCGCCCGTTCGAGCTCGCGCGGCAGTGGGAGGTCGATCGACGCGACGTGCTGCGCGCGTTCCTGCACGCGACGCAGGTCGGGCTCGTCGATCTCAGCTGGCAGATCAACTGCCCGATCTGTCGCGTGGGCGCGCGCCTGGTCGACGACCTCGGCGCGCTCGACGGCAAGTCGCACTGCGGCGCGTGCGAGATCGACTACGAGATCGACTTCGCGCGGCACGTCGAGGCGGTGTTCCCGGTGAGCCCCTCGGTGCGGCGCGTGGTGCCGCAGCTCTACTGCGCGTCGAGCCCCGCGTTCCTGCCGCACGTGCTCGCGCAGCTGCGCCTCGTGCCCGGCGAGGTGCGCGAGGACGAGATGGATCTGCCGCGCGGCGCGCTGCACCTGCGCACGCTCTGGCACCGGCGCACCGCGGACCTCGAGAACGAGCGCGTGCCCGCCTCGATGACGGTTCGCGTCGGCGACGAGCACATCCACGTGGAGATCGAAGGCGAGGCCGCGCGCGGCGCGCCGACGAAGGTGCGCTGCGAGAACGCGTCGTCGCGCGAGGTGGTGCTCCTCGTCGAGCGCAACGCGTGGTCGGCGGACGCGGTGCTCGGCACCGTGATCGCGTCGATGCCGGAGTTCACGAGCCTCTTCGCGACCGAGGCGCCGGCCGCGGGCGTCGAGCTCACGGTCGGCCACATCGCGCTGCTCTTCAGCGACCTCACGGGGAGCACCGCGCTCTACGAGAAGGTCGGTGACGCGCGCGCGTTCGCGATCGTCGAGGATCACTTCCGCCTGATGGAGCGCGCGATCGCCGAGCAGGGTGGGGCGATCGTGAAGACGATGGGCGACGCGGTGATGGCGAGCTTCGCCAGCGCACGCGAGGCGATCGCCGCGTCGTTCGCGATGATCGCGGCGCACGACGCGAAGTACGCATCGATGGGCCTCGGCGTGAAGATCGGCGTGCACGCCGGGCCCTGCCTCGCGGTGCGCGCGAACGATCGTCTCGACTACTTCGGCACGACCGTGAACGTCGCGGCGCGCCTGCAGGCGCAGGCGAAGGCGAGCGAGGTCGTGATGACCGAGTCGCTCTCGCGTCAGCCTCCGGTGCGCGCGCTGCTCGAGGGCATGCCGCGCCGCGAGTTCGACGCGGCGCTCAAGGGGATCCGCGAGGAGCAGAAGCTCGTCGGCATCGACGCAGCGAGCCTCGGCGCGCCGAGCGAGCCGTCGGGCGCGCGCGACCCCGAGCACGAGGCCGCGCGCGCCTGA
- a CDS encoding methylated-DNA--[protein]-cysteine S-methyltransferase, translating to METVTTTFDAPFGALRIYAREGALVGVYFEGHRPAPVLPDDVIERAGERVLRVACEQLAEYFAGERVRFEVPIAPVGTTFSREVWRALAELPFGARVSYADLARRVGRPRAIRAVGAANARNPLSIVVPCHRVIGADGSLTGYAGGLARKEWLLAHEARRAA from the coding sequence GTGGAGACGGTGACGACGACGTTCGACGCGCCCTTCGGCGCGCTCCGGATCTATGCGCGCGAGGGTGCGCTGGTCGGCGTGTACTTCGAGGGGCATCGGCCCGCGCCGGTGCTGCCCGACGACGTGATCGAGCGCGCGGGCGAGCGCGTGCTGCGCGTCGCGTGCGAGCAGCTCGCGGAGTACTTCGCGGGGGAGCGCGTGCGCTTCGAGGTGCCGATCGCGCCGGTGGGCACGACGTTCTCGCGCGAGGTGTGGCGCGCGCTCGCCGAGCTTCCGTTCGGCGCGCGCGTGTCGTACGCGGACCTCGCGCGGCGCGTCGGTCGGCCTCGCGCGATCCGCGCGGTGGGCGCGGCGAATGCGCGCAATCCGCTGTCGATCGTGGTGCCGTGTCATCGCGTGATCGGCGCCGATGGATCGCTGACGGGCTACGCGGGCGGGCTCGCGCGCAAGGAGTGGCTGCTCGCGCACGAGGCGCGCCGCGCGGCGTGA
- the gorA gene encoding glutathione-disulfide reductase → MARRWDYDLYVIGGGSAGVRLARTSGALGAKVALAEEARLGGTCVNVGCVPKKLFVYSSRVAHELADAANYGWTIPTPSFDWRVLRANEEKEVARLNGIYRRLLVESHVDVHDARAVIEGPNTLRVDGRVVTAERIAICTGSTPRRPDIPGAELGMISDDVFVLEQLPRSIIIVGAGYIACEFASIFASLGVETRLVARGERLLPHFDREVGLTLQRELAKQDIHVTCERHVMALEKRGDRIAVRFDRGDEKCPEELLADRVLFAIGRHPNCAGLGIEALSIKYKPDGAITVDDEFRTNVPSIHALGDVIGRVQLTPVALAEGTALAHTLFGSRGKIVVDYEAIPTAVFTTPEIATVGLTEAQARRHHEILVFRTDFRPLKHTVSGRDERTLMKMIVDRQTDRVLGVHVVGESAAEMVQSVAVAMKAGATKAHFDATIGIHPTAAEELVTLRTPVKEP, encoded by the coding sequence ATGGCGCGTCGCTGGGACTACGACCTCTACGTGATCGGCGGGGGCTCGGCGGGCGTGCGGCTGGCGCGCACGTCGGGCGCGCTCGGCGCGAAGGTCGCGCTCGCCGAGGAAGCGCGCCTCGGTGGCACCTGCGTGAACGTCGGGTGCGTGCCCAAGAAGCTCTTCGTCTACTCGTCGCGCGTCGCGCACGAGCTCGCGGACGCGGCGAATTACGGCTGGACGATCCCGACACCGAGCTTCGACTGGCGCGTGCTGCGCGCGAACGAAGAGAAAGAGGTCGCGCGCCTCAACGGGATCTATCGACGCCTGCTCGTCGAGTCGCACGTCGACGTGCACGACGCGCGCGCGGTGATCGAAGGCCCGAACACGCTGCGCGTCGACGGGCGCGTCGTCACCGCGGAGCGCATCGCGATCTGCACCGGCAGCACGCCGCGCCGCCCCGACATCCCGGGCGCCGAGCTCGGCATGATCTCGGACGACGTGTTCGTGCTCGAGCAGCTGCCGCGCTCGATCATCATCGTCGGCGCGGGCTACATCGCGTGCGAGTTCGCGTCGATCTTCGCGTCGCTCGGCGTCGAGACGCGCCTCGTCGCGCGCGGCGAGCGTCTCCTTCCGCACTTCGATCGCGAGGTCGGCCTCACGCTGCAGCGCGAGCTCGCGAAGCAAGACATCCACGTCACGTGCGAGCGCCACGTGATGGCGCTCGAGAAGCGCGGCGATCGCATCGCAGTGCGCTTCGATCGCGGCGACGAGAAGTGCCCCGAGGAGCTGCTCGCCGATCGCGTGCTCTTCGCGATCGGGCGCCACCCGAACTGTGCGGGCCTCGGGATCGAGGCCCTCTCGATCAAGTACAAGCCCGACGGCGCGATCACCGTCGACGACGAGTTCCGCACGAACGTCCCCTCGATCCACGCGCTCGGCGACGTGATCGGGCGCGTCCAGCTCACGCCGGTCGCGCTCGCGGAGGGCACCGCGCTCGCGCACACGCTCTTCGGATCACGCGGCAAGATCGTCGTCGACTACGAGGCGATCCCCACCGCGGTGTTCACCACGCCCGAGATCGCGACGGTCGGGCTCACCGAGGCCCAGGCGCGCCGGCACCACGAGATCCTCGTGTTCCGCACCGACTTCCGCCCGCTGAAGCACACGGTCTCGGGGCGTGACGAGCGCACGCTGATGAAGATGATCGTCGATCGTCAGACCGATCGCGTGCTCGGTGTGCACGTCGTCGGCGAGAGCGCGGCGGAGATGGTGCAGAGCGTCGCGGTCGCGATGAAGGCGGGCGCGACCAAGGCGCACTTCGACGCGACGATCGGGATCCACCCGACCGCCGCCGAAGAGCTGGTCACGCTGCGCACCCCGGTGAAGGAGCCTTGA
- a CDS encoding DUF2339 domain-containing protein: MSRWDGAAVVMTPRVETVVEQSETAAESETEAETEPVAPAPAAETTESDVAPPSGASPPAPPPPAPPPPPPPPAPSDSTGAWERWIGVRGAAAAGAIVLVIAGLSLFQYSIEHGWITPALRVALGGLVGLACVVASEWPLRTRFPALSGWIAGAGVAILYLASWAASALYELVPLGISGALMVAVTVACVVLSARRSSLPIALLGLSGGFLTPLALSTGADRPIPLFAYLLVLDAGLLVLAYRKRWPGLALLSFVATALYQLLWVFASMGDATVLVGVAIVVAFAALFVLAPAPRREGDATSDGWTVLLRAGAVLHPFLLVLAFARLSSAPLALGATAALLVVLAIGSAFVARRDGLPWIALFASAAAVGVWSVGMLSWPLASIGDASAPLAIALVIALVFHVSAELDRGARFELGAASSLASTAPLATIAMVAFSRDPAWVPLAVAALVLLALALRASCLPGRAALALPAAVLAPIATYALAHAARDAASPALVAALIPLQAVPFQIAASLATPTSRRALDAAAAVAALFGGMMLALAPGVPPVAGLGASLVCALLALFAASREGGAWIAVAAIVVTALVQARFALPGAPAEIDAQRLALLAGSTLVLAAWPSLAPRLARTEWGWRAAALVAPLSFLSLRHLWLAVLGDRFVGALAILCALLSLAVAQIARSRSLDGAVRRVALVWPIAVAAGFVTLAIPLQLDREWWTIGWALEAAALLVLDRRFDHAGVRYLAMALFAAVTVRLVLNPDVLVYYPRGELRIVNWLSYTYLVPALALFVGSRALADLEVARRRAWERGLYPEGALLAPTLFAAGLVVVFVWLNLTIIDWFATGPALTIPMERMPARDLAMSISWAVYALVLLALGMARGSTGLRATSLGLLVITCAKVFLYDLSHLRDLYRVAALSGLAVSLILVSLAYQRFVFRKPAPEAA, from the coding sequence ATGTCGCGGTGGGACGGCGCGGCGGTCGTGATGACGCCGCGCGTCGAGACGGTCGTGGAGCAGTCCGAGACTGCGGCCGAGAGCGAGACCGAAGCCGAGACCGAGCCCGTCGCGCCGGCTCCTGCGGCTGAGACGACCGAGAGCGACGTGGCGCCGCCCTCCGGTGCGAGCCCGCCCGCACCGCCCCCGCCTGCTCCGCCTCCGCCTCCGCCTCCGCCGGCTCCGAGCGACTCGACCGGCGCGTGGGAGCGCTGGATCGGCGTGCGTGGTGCGGCGGCCGCGGGCGCGATCGTGCTCGTCATCGCGGGGCTCTCGCTCTTCCAGTACTCGATCGAGCACGGGTGGATCACGCCCGCGCTCCGCGTCGCGCTCGGGGGGCTGGTCGGGCTCGCGTGCGTCGTCGCCTCGGAGTGGCCGCTGCGCACGCGCTTCCCTGCGCTCTCCGGATGGATCGCGGGCGCGGGCGTCGCGATCCTCTATCTCGCGTCGTGGGCCGCGAGCGCGCTCTACGAGCTCGTGCCGCTCGGCATCTCGGGCGCGCTCATGGTCGCGGTCACCGTCGCTTGCGTGGTGCTCTCGGCGCGACGCAGCTCGCTCCCGATCGCACTGCTCGGTCTCTCCGGCGGGTTCCTCACGCCGCTCGCGCTCTCGACCGGCGCCGATCGACCCATCCCGCTCTTCGCGTACCTGCTGGTGCTCGACGCGGGCTTGCTCGTGCTCGCGTATCGCAAGCGCTGGCCGGGGCTCGCGCTGCTCTCGTTCGTCGCGACCGCGCTCTATCAGCTGCTCTGGGTCTTCGCTTCGATGGGTGATGCGACGGTGCTCGTCGGCGTGGCGATCGTCGTCGCGTTCGCCGCGCTCTTCGTGCTAGCGCCCGCTCCCCGACGCGAGGGGGACGCGACGTCCGATGGGTGGACCGTGCTGCTCCGCGCGGGCGCGGTGCTCCATCCGTTCCTGCTCGTTCTCGCGTTCGCTCGCCTCTCGAGCGCGCCGCTCGCGCTCGGCGCGACCGCGGCGCTCCTCGTGGTGCTCGCGATCGGCAGCGCGTTCGTCGCGCGCCGCGACGGGCTGCCGTGGATCGCGCTCTTCGCGTCCGCAGCGGCGGTGGGCGTGTGGTCGGTCGGCATGCTCTCGTGGCCGCTCGCGTCGATCGGGGACGCCTCCGCGCCGCTCGCGATCGCGCTCGTCATCGCGCTGGTGTTCCACGTGTCGGCGGAGCTCGATCGCGGCGCACGCTTCGAGCTCGGCGCGGCGTCGTCGCTGGCCTCGACCGCGCCGCTCGCGACGATCGCGATGGTCGCGTTCTCGCGGGATCCGGCGTGGGTGCCCCTCGCGGTCGCCGCGCTCGTGCTGCTCGCGCTCGCGCTGCGTGCATCGTGTCTGCCCGGGCGTGCGGCGCTCGCGCTGCCCGCGGCGGTCCTCGCGCCGATCGCGACCTACGCGCTCGCGCACGCGGCGCGCGATGCTGCCTCGCCTGCGCTCGTCGCAGCGCTGATCCCGCTCCAGGCGGTGCCCTTCCAGATCGCCGCGTCGCTCGCGACGCCGACCTCGCGGCGCGCGCTCGATGCCGCGGCGGCGGTCGCGGCGCTCTTCGGCGGGATGATGCTCGCGCTCGCGCCGGGCGTGCCGCCGGTCGCAGGCCTCGGCGCGTCGCTGGTGTGCGCGCTGCTCGCGCTCTTCGCCGCGTCGCGCGAGGGCGGTGCGTGGATCGCGGTGGCAGCGATCGTCGTGACCGCGCTCGTGCAGGCGCGCTTCGCGCTCCCCGGTGCGCCCGCGGAGATCGACGCGCAGCGGCTCGCGCTGCTCGCCGGATCCACGCTCGTGCTCGCCGCGTGGCCCTCGCTCGCCCCGCGGCTCGCGCGCACCGAGTGGGGCTGGCGCGCGGCCGCGCTCGTCGCGCCGCTCTCGTTCCTCTCGTTGCGTCACCTCTGGCTCGCGGTGCTCGGCGATCGTTTCGTCGGTGCGCTCGCGATCCTCTGTGCGCTGCTCTCGCTCGCGGTCGCGCAGATCGCGCGGTCGCGCAGCCTCGACGGCGCGGTGCGTCGCGTCGCGCTGGTGTGGCCCATCGCGGTCGCGGCCGGGTTCGTGACGCTCGCGATCCCGCTGCAGCTCGATCGCGAGTGGTGGACGATCGGCTGGGCGCTCGAGGCCGCCGCGCTGCTCGTGCTCGATCGTCGCTTCGATCACGCGGGCGTGCGCTACCTCGCGATGGCGCTCTTCGCCGCGGTGACGGTGCGTCTGGTGCTGAACCCCGACGTGCTCGTCTACTACCCGCGCGGCGAGCTGCGGATCGTCAACTGGCTCTCGTACACGTACCTCGTGCCCGCGCTCGCGCTCTTCGTGGGCAGCCGCGCGCTCGCGGATCTCGAGGTCGCGCGCCGTCGCGCGTGGGAGCGAGGGCTCTATCCAGAGGGCGCGCTGCTCGCGCCGACGCTCTTCGCGGCCGGGCTCGTCGTCGTGTTCGTGTGGCTCAACCTCACGATCATCGACTGGTTCGCGACCGGGCCCGCGCTGACGATCCCGATGGAGCGGATGCCGGCGCGCGATCTCGCGATGTCGATCTCGTGGGCGGTCTACGCGCTCGTGCTCCTCGCGCTCGGCATGGCGCGCGGCAGCACCGGGCTGCGCGCGACGAGCCTGGGCCTGCTCGTGATCACGTGCGCGAAGGTCTTCCTCTACGACCTCTCGCACCTGCGCGATCTCTATCGCGTCGCCGCGCTCTCGGGGCTCGCGGTGTCGCTGATCCTCGTGTCGCTCGCGTACCAGCGCTTCGTGTTCCGCAAGCCTGCACCGGAGGCCGCATGA
- a CDS encoding M20/M25/M40 family metallo-hydrolase: MTIHPKTHDVAKHADERFEATLERLALYLRFPAISCDRSRAEDVRALATRIKDDLSALGFTDARVLELEGALPCVAAERIASPSAPTVLVYGHLDLQPIAGEDWSSPPHEMQRRGDRVYARGAADDMGGWVSHLAALESWLAVNGELPCNVKLLIEGEEEIGSPNLERFMDAYPEAFESDVMVLTDCENPSVDIPGLTVSLRGLVEVELVCEALSSDVHSGLWGNLIPDPSIVMMQLVSRLVDEDGRLKLGRQDVPEAWRDAAWDVPLGPDVVKKGARLLPGVEPLPDRGHPPAEWVWRQPAVTVLSTTLPPAGSEKNAVRRRASCVLSFRVAPGQEAKDLLALVEQELTHHVPGGLRVSLTPRGKPGMSWLYEPQGPAFDAADRAYRAAWGRSLLQIGVGGSIPFVALFGRRFGDRPLVLNGVMDPETGAHGPNESMHVEVFRKAIRANVHLYAELAAVPELAPKKRS; this comes from the coding sequence ATGACGATCCATCCGAAGACCCACGACGTCGCGAAGCACGCCGACGAGCGCTTCGAGGCGACCCTCGAGCGGCTCGCGCTGTACCTCCGCTTCCCCGCGATCTCCTGCGATCGCTCGCGCGCCGAGGACGTGCGTGCGCTCGCGACGCGCATCAAGGACGACCTCTCCGCGCTCGGGTTCACGGACGCGCGCGTGCTCGAGCTCGAGGGCGCGCTGCCCTGCGTCGCGGCCGAGCGCATCGCGTCGCCGAGCGCGCCCACCGTGCTCGTCTACGGTCACCTCGACCTGCAGCCGATCGCCGGCGAGGACTGGTCGAGCCCGCCGCACGAGATGCAGCGTCGCGGGGATCGCGTCTACGCACGCGGCGCGGCCGACGACATGGGCGGCTGGGTCTCGCACCTCGCGGCGCTCGAGAGCTGGCTCGCGGTGAACGGCGAGCTGCCGTGCAACGTGAAGCTGCTCATCGAGGGCGAGGAGGAGATCGGCTCGCCGAACCTCGAGCGCTTCATGGACGCGTACCCCGAGGCGTTCGAGAGCGACGTGATGGTGCTGACCGACTGCGAGAATCCGTCGGTCGACATCCCCGGTCTCACCGTCTCGCTGCGTGGTCTCGTCGAGGTCGAGCTCGTGTGCGAGGCGCTCTCGTCCGACGTGCACTCGGGGCTCTGGGGCAACCTGATCCCCGATCCGTCGATCGTGATGATGCAGCTCGTGTCGCGCCTGGTGGACGAGGACGGACGCCTGAAGCTCGGGCGGCAGGACGTGCCCGAGGCGTGGCGCGACGCCGCGTGGGACGTGCCGCTCGGGCCCGACGTCGTGAAGAAGGGCGCGCGCCTCTTGCCGGGGGTCGAGCCGCTGCCCGATCGCGGTCATCCGCCGGCCGAGTGGGTGTGGAGGCAGCCGGCGGTGACCGTGCTCTCGACCACGCTGCCGCCCGCGGGCTCGGAGAAGAACGCGGTGCGCCGTCGCGCGTCGTGCGTGCTCTCGTTCCGCGTCGCGCCGGGGCAGGAGGCGAAGGATCTGCTCGCGCTCGTCGAGCAGGAGCTCACGCATCACGTGCCGGGCGGGCTGCGCGTGTCGCTCACGCCGCGCGGCAAGCCGGGCATGAGCTGGCTCTACGAGCCGCAGGGCCCCGCGTTCGACGCCGCGGATCGCGCGTATCGCGCGGCGTGGGGGCGCTCGCTCCTGCAGATCGGCGTCGGCGGATCGATCCCGTTCGTCGCGCTCTTCGGGCGACGGTTCGGCGATCGACCGCTCGTCCTGAACGGCGTGATGGATCCCGAGACCGGCGCGCACGGACCGAACGAGTCGATGCACGTCGAGGTCTTCCGCAAGGCGATCCGCGCGAACGTGCACCTCTACGCCGAGCTCGCCGCGGTGCCCGAGCTCGCACCGAAGAAGCGATCGTGA
- a CDS encoding GNAT family N-acetyltransferase, whose amino-acid sequence MITLRAITIDDASDVHRLCAHAEVARFLGGLPTDGLDGWKKRILELPHDRASLIGAFEESALIGVAMLDGQLRARRKHIARMWVAVDPTRWGRGVAKQMMGALVDAADRWWAFVRLELDVHADHAPAIALYRSLGFEVEAQKRCDMLRDGRIVDGLHMARIRPGFTPPEELASAPVIAHRGTRLSPARIRVRPHRPDDAAEMAAMQGTDSVMEGTFATPFQSEREWRARLTGMDASVRGLVAIVDGKLAGSAALFAHASPRLAHACGFGISVHPDFQGCGVGDALTAATCELADRWIGAKRIQLEVYADNLRAQALYRKHGFELEGTQRYASFRRGTYCDAHLMSRIRS is encoded by the coding sequence GTGATCACGCTGCGCGCGATCACGATCGACGACGCGAGCGACGTGCATCGCCTCTGCGCGCACGCCGAGGTCGCACGCTTCCTCGGAGGCCTTCCCACCGACGGTCTCGACGGCTGGAAGAAGCGCATCCTCGAGCTCCCGCACGATCGTGCGAGCCTGATCGGCGCGTTCGAGGAGAGCGCGCTGATCGGCGTCGCGATGCTCGACGGTCAGCTGCGCGCGCGTCGCAAGCACATCGCGCGCATGTGGGTCGCGGTCGATCCCACGCGCTGGGGGCGCGGCGTCGCGAAGCAGATGATGGGCGCGCTCGTCGACGCGGCGGATCGCTGGTGGGCGTTCGTCCGGCTCGAGCTGGACGTGCACGCCGATCACGCGCCCGCGATCGCGCTCTATCGATCGCTCGGGTTCGAGGTCGAGGCGCAGAAGCGCTGCGACATGCTGCGCGACGGACGCATCGTCGACGGGCTGCACATGGCGCGCATCCGTCCGGGGTTCACGCCGCCCGAGGAGCTCGCGAGCGCGCCGGTGATCGCGCACCGGGGCACGAGACTGAGCCCGGCTCGAATTCGTGTCCGTCCCCATCGCCCCGACGACGCGGCCGAGATGGCCGCGATGCAGGGCACGGACTCGGTGATGGAGGGCACGTTCGCGACGCCGTTCCAGAGCGAGCGCGAGTGGCGCGCGCGGCTCACCGGGATGGACGCGAGCGTGCGCGGGCTCGTCGCGATCGTCGACGGCAAGCTCGCGGGCTCGGCCGCGCTCTTCGCGCACGCGTCGCCGCGCCTCGCGCACGCGTGCGGGTTCGGCATCTCGGTGCACCCCGACTTCCAGGGCTGCGGCGTCGGCGACGCGCTCACGGCCGCGACGTGCGAGCTCGCGGATCGCTGGATCGGCGCGAAGCGCATCCAGCTCGAGGTCTACGCCGACAACCTGCGCGCCCAGGCGCTCTATCGGAAGCACGGCTTCGAGCTCGAGGGCACGCAGCGCTACGCGTCGTTCCGTCGCGGCACCTACTGCGACGCGCACCTGATGAGCCGCATCCGAAGCTGA